The nucleotide window GCTTAACCGTCGTGTTACCGGCGCTCGCCGGTTTGCCGCCCAGTCCTGGTCGCTGCCGCGCATCAAGGCGGCGGCAAAGAAGCACAACGGCACAGTGAACGATATCTTCCTGGCCATGTGTGGTGGCGCCCTGCGTCGTTATTTGCTGTCCCTGGATAGTCTGCCGGATGAGGCGCTGGTGGCGCAGGTGCCGGTGGCACTTCGCAGTGCTGATCAGGCCAGCGAGGGCGGTAATGCCATCACCACCGTGCAGGTCAGTCTGGGCACCCATCTGGACACGCCGGAAGCGCGTCTTGCTGCGATTCAGGATTCCATGAAATCGGTGAAAGGTCGCCTTGGCGACATGCAAAAGGCCGAGATCGACGTCTATACCCTGCTGACCAATGTGCCGTTGTCGCTGGGCCAGATTACGGGTTTGTCCGGGCGAGTCAGCCCCATGTTCAATCTGGTGATTTCCAATGTGCCGGGGCCGAAAGAGACACTGTATCTGAACGGTGCCGAGATGCAGGCGACCTACCCGGTGTCGCTGGTGCTGCACGGTTATGCGCTCAATATCACCGTGGTCAGCTACAAGGACAGCCTGGAGTTCGGGGTCATCGGTTGCCGCGACACCCTGCCGCATATCCAGCGCTTCCTGGACTACTTCGAGGAGTCGCTCAGCGAACTGGAGTAATGCGGGTCGCGAATCAGGTTGTTAACAGAAGGGGGGCTTAATGCCCCCCTTCTGTTAGCGTAGCGGGGTCCAGCAGGCGAGACAGTTCTTCCCGGCTGAGGTCCGTATGCTCCACCGCCACGTCGATGATGGGACGGTTCTCCTTGTAAGCGAGCTTGGCGATTTCGGCGGCCTTGAGATAACCGATGATGGGGTTTAGCGCGGTGACAAGGATCGGGTTACGCGCCAGGGCTTCGTTGAGCTTGTCTTCCCTGACCGTGAAAGTGGCGATGGCCTTGTCGGCCAGCAAGCGGCTGACATTACTGAGCAGGTTGAGGCTTTCCAGCAGGTTTTTTGCCACCAGCGGCAGCATCACGTTCAGTTCAAAATTTCCCGATTGTCCGGCCACCGTCAGCGTGGTGTCGTTGCCGATCACCTGGGCTGCCACCATGGCTGCCGCCTCCGGAATCACCGGGTTGACCTTGCCGGGCATGATCGATGAGCCTGGTTGCAGTGCCTCCAGTTCGATTTCTCCCAGCCCCGCCAATGGGCCCGAGTTCATCCAGCGCAGATCGTTGGCGATTTTCATGATCGACACGGCTGTGGTTTTCAACTGGCCGGACAGAGCCACGGCAATGTCCTGGGAGCCGATATGGGTGAAGAAATTGGCGGCCGGGGTGAAAGTGATGCCGGTATGGGCACTCAGTGCCTTGCTGAAGGTAGCAGCAAAATCCGGGTGGGCATTGATGCCGGTGCCAACGGCGGTGCCGCCCTGGGCCAGACTCTGTATTGAGGGTTGTAGCTGTCTGAGGTGATGGATGTTGCGCTCGATCTGATCGGCCCAGGCCGTGAGTGTCTGACTCATGCGCACGGGCATGGCGTCCATCAGGTGGGTGCGGCCGGTTTTCACATACGGGTGCACTGCCTCTGCTTTTTGACGAGTCAC belongs to Alcanivorax sediminis and includes:
- a CDS encoding class II fumarate hydratase, which codes for MTRFRIEKDSMGELNVPAQALYGAQTQRAIDNFPISGQPLPAAFIRALLLAKRAAASANSELEAIPTEMGQAICHCVDELLQGDFMQHFPVDVFQTGSGTSSNMNANEVLATLASRRYGKAVSPNDHINYGQSSNDVIPSSIHISAAMALTEELLPALHHLVAVTRQKAEAVHPYVKTGRTHLMDAMPVRMSQTLTAWADQIERNIHHLRQLQPSIQSLAQGGTAVGTGINAHPDFAATFSKALSAHTGITFTPAANFFTHIGSQDIAVALSGQLKTTAVSIMKIANDLRWMNSGPLAGLGEIELEALQPGSSIMPGKVNPVIPEAAAMVAAQVIGNDTTLTVAGQSGNFELNVMLPLVAKNLLESLNLLSNVSRLLADKAIATFTVREDKLNEALARNPILVTALNPIIGYLKAAEIAKLAYKENRPIIDVAVEHTDLSREELSRLLDPATLTEGGH
- a CDS encoding WS/DGAT/MGAT family O-acyltransferase; translated protein: MARKLSIMDSGWLMMETRETPMHVGGLALFTIPEDAPADYMESMYRYLVKVDGICRPFSQKIQSHLPLRMDAAWVEDENFDIDYHVRHSALPRPGRVRELLALVSRLHAQRLDPSRPLWECYLIEGIEGNRFALYTKMHHSMVDGMAGMHLMQSRMAKSADEGIPAPWSGEWDANKPKRSPGEKVKASVRQGFSNVSKGTGQLVDLLRQPKDGNVKTIYRAPKTQLNRRVTGARRFAAQSWSLPRIKAAAKKHNGTVNDIFLAMCGGALRRYLLSLDSLPDEALVAQVPVALRSADQASEGGNAITTVQVSLGTHLDTPEARLAAIQDSMKSVKGRLGDMQKAEIDVYTLLTNVPLSLGQITGLSGRVSPMFNLVISNVPGPKETLYLNGAEMQATYPVSLVLHGYALNITVVSYKDSLEFGVIGCRDTLPHIQRFLDYFEESLSELE